Proteins encoded by one window of Channa argus isolate prfri chromosome 1, Channa argus male v1.0, whole genome shotgun sequence:
- the LOC137100879 gene encoding major histocompatibility complex class I-related gene protein-like, whose protein sequence is MKSLFLLLLFCHVSSPVKHSLKFLYTGSSGIQNLPELVIVALVDDVQAGYCNSNKTIEIHQEVWKKLFKDNPVLMELFTQQCFDTLPKLFKSTLDKIMQHFNQTEGVHILQVMEGCELDEQTGETVFSRYGYDGEDFMSFDLKKRTWILLKPEADVIQQEWEADKARIENHVYFLTQNYSEWLKKAGNYGENFLLRTDRPSVSLLQKSPSSPVSCHATGFYPDRATMFWRKDGQEIHEDVDHGEILPNHDGTFQMRVDLNISSVKHEDWSRYDCVFQLYGVKDTITKLYEAPINVVCVSPVGAIVGVVAGLMLLSVCITALVIWSKKKKNISERLVNDFLCG, encoded by the exons ATGAAGTCgttatttctgttgcttctcttcTGTCACGTTTCATCACCAG tgaaacattccCTCAAGTTTCTCTACACTGGATCTTCTGGAATCCAAAACCTCCCAGAGTTGGTGATTGTTGCCCTGGTTGATGACGTTCAGGCAGGttactgcaacagcaacaaaaccataGAAATACACCAGGAAGTCtggaaaaaactgttcaaagacAATCCTGTGCTTATGGAGCTGTTCACTCAACAGTGTTTCGACACACTGCCTAAACTCTTTAAATCTACACTTGACAAAATTATGCAGCACTTCAACCAAACTGAAG GTGTCCACATTTTACAGGTGATGGAAGGCTGTGAACTGGATGAACAGACTGGAGAGACAGTTTTTTCACGGTATGGTTATGATGGAGAAGACTTCATGTCATTTGACCTGAAGAAGCGAACGTGGATCCTTCTGAAACCAGAGGCTGACGTCATCCAACAGGAATGGGAGGCTGACAAAGCCAGAATAGAAAATCATGTTTACTTCCTCACTCAGAATTATTCTGAGTGGCTGAAGAAAGCTGGGAATTATGGGGAGAACTTCTTGTTGAGAACAG atcgtccctcagtgtctctcctccagaagtctccgtcctctccagtcagctgccacgctacaggtttctaccctgacagagccacaatgttctggaggaaagatggacaggagaTTCATGAGGATGTGGATCATGGAGAaatcctccccaaccatgatggaacctttcagatgagagttgatctgaacatttcatcagtcaaacaTGAAGACTGGAGCagatacgactgtgtgtttcagctttaTGGTGTTAAAGACACCATCACTAAACTGTACGAAGCTCCGATCAATGTTGTCTGTG TTTCTCCTGTCGGTGCCATCGTTGGAGTTGTTGcaggactgatgctgctgtcagtctgcatcactgCACTCGTCATCTggagcaagaagaagaagaatattaGTGAGAGACTGGTGAATGATTTCTTGTGTGGCTGA